A genomic window from Halogeometricum borinquense DSM 11551 includes:
- a CDS encoding ankyrin repeat domain-containing protein has translation MSEDKGPDDLYISTDIESAIIQGNTEEFDELIDDADLTHRSDNGSTLLHKAAGADRPEIARELIDRGIDLDAQNNGGHTALLHAIEVESYDTAEVLLEAGADPNIFDNKGRCPLSVAVTRGRSDRKFVKLLLEHGADPTATDESGESVLEWVKKHGITDVVELLDPYVDE, from the coding sequence ATGAGTGAAGACAAAGGACCCGACGATCTGTACATTAGTACCGACATTGAATCGGCGATTATCCAGGGCAATACAGAGGAGTTCGATGAGCTCATTGATGACGCTGACCTGACTCATCGGTCAGACAATGGAAGTACCCTTTTGCATAAGGCCGCGGGTGCAGATCGTCCAGAAATAGCGAGGGAGCTGATTGATCGGGGGATCGATCTGGATGCTCAAAATAATGGAGGTCACACAGCGTTGCTTCATGCGATAGAAGTTGAAAGCTATGACACAGCCGAGGTATTGCTTGAGGCGGGTGCTGACCCGAATATCTTCGATAACAAGGGGAGATGTCCGCTCTCGGTGGCGGTTACGAGGGGCCGAAGTGATCGGAAGTTCGTGAAACTGCTCCTTGAACACGGTGCTGATCCGACGGCGACAGATGAGTCCGGGGAATCTGTGCTGGAGTGGGTGAAAAAGCATGGGATAACGGACGTGGTGGAGCTGTTGGACCCCTACGTTGACGAGTAG
- a CDS encoding eCIS core domain-containing protein, whose product MRFRSANERTTPSKESSSVPSIQELTGGSNRNRSRGGGGSLTPQECESRFGVEIYMDGLDTKIQRLAKKHGAGQVREWADEGMTVDTIGKPRDMRAFRQRQKERPAEVPKDIERRNAKSVQRSRGAHHEASKAGDTQVPDSVRDVISSPGQSLNASIQRVMEDRMGDNLGDVRIHTGPSAAKACEDINARAFTVGNHVAFNHGEYHPSSAEGQHILAHELAHVRQQTGGTVSMLPQEGELEIDPDPRLEREAEETAQRVMQGGKIGVYRMEHSEVHVQRHHEDQKRRPNGEFGPLKEEIAKKRTKREEKPYGHDQRPRYEPGQREEVWNRAKGPNGVVFCAVDEVPLDRDEWCMGHKPRREYWYLVEYYLRGIITREEFLAEYRNPDHYQPESHRASSSGEHEQEGEYWAEKWGPLE is encoded by the coding sequence ATGAGATTTCGGTCTGCGAACGAGCGGACGACTCCGAGCAAAGAGTCCTCGTCCGTTCCGTCTATTCAAGAGTTGACGGGAGGCTCGAATCGGAATCGGAGTCGTGGTGGCGGTGGTTCGCTAACGCCCCAAGAGTGTGAATCTCGCTTCGGGGTAGAGATCTACATGGACGGGCTGGATACGAAGATTCAGCGACTGGCCAAGAAACACGGCGCAGGTCAAGTCCGAGAATGGGCCGACGAGGGAATGACCGTCGATACGATAGGCAAGCCACGCGACATGCGCGCGTTCCGCCAGCGTCAGAAAGAACGCCCCGCAGAAGTCCCAAAGGACATCGAACGCCGGAACGCTAAATCTGTCCAGCGTAGTCGCGGCGCGCACCACGAGGCGTCGAAAGCTGGCGACACACAGGTCCCGGATTCGGTTCGGGACGTGATTTCCTCGCCGGGACAGTCGCTGAACGCTTCGATTCAGCGCGTGATGGAAGACCGGATGGGTGACAACCTCGGTGACGTCCGGATTCACACGGGTCCATCGGCTGCGAAAGCCTGTGAGGACATCAACGCCCGCGCGTTTACCGTTGGGAATCATGTTGCGTTCAATCACGGCGAGTACCACCCAAGTTCGGCGGAAGGCCAGCATATTCTCGCCCACGAGTTAGCACACGTGAGACAGCAAACAGGTGGTACCGTGTCGATGCTCCCCCAAGAGGGCGAGTTAGAGATTGACCCGGACCCGCGCTTGGAACGGGAAGCCGAAGAAACCGCCCAGCGCGTGATGCAAGGTGGGAAAATCGGCGTGTATCGCATGGAGCACTCCGAGGTTCATGTCCAGCGTCATCACGAGGATCAAAAACGACGCCCGAATGGGGAATTTGGCCCACTGAAGGAAGAGATAGCCAAGAAGCGAACAAAGCGTGAGGAGAAGCCCTATGGACACGACCAACGTCCAAGGTATGAACCAGGGCAGCGGGAAGAGGTGTGGAACAGGGCGAAAGGTCCTAATGGTGTTGTGTTTTGTGCCGTCGATGAGGTACCGCTGGATCGTGATGAATGGTGTATGGGGCATAAACCCAGGCGAGAGTACTGGTATCTGGTCGAGTACTATCTGAGAGGAATTATTACCCGTGAAGAGTTCTTAGCAGAGTACAGAAATCCGGACCACTATCAGCCAGAATCACATCGCGCGAGCAGTTCCGGGGAGCATGAGCAAGAAGGCGAATACTGGGCAGAAAAATGGGGACCACTGGAGTGA
- a CDS encoding plastocyanin/azurin family copper-binding protein — protein sequence MTDSPLTRRRVLRATTGLAVVGLAGCTTGENGDSTNGTATGSHEGTATESGHSEGGTASGHHDSDGHEDSHSHEDDGHSHDETVGEPTDTAVVKMLSKDGGYHFSPHVVRVTVGGTVTFQNESGSHSTTAYHPDNGQPQLVPDGAAAWDSGILSEQGATFEHTFETEGVYHYYCTPHESMGMISTVIVGEPDAHGQPALETSLADKSETVRTKIANLNEQVNEALGNTH from the coding sequence ATGACTGATTCACCGCTCACGCGCCGACGGGTACTTCGAGCGACGACTGGGTTGGCTGTCGTCGGACTTGCAGGCTGTACGACAGGGGAAAACGGCGATTCAACGAACGGAACTGCCACTGGCAGCCACGAGGGAACTGCGACCGAATCGGGACACAGCGAAGGGGGAACTGCGTCCGGACACCACGATAGCGACGGTCACGAGGACAGCCACAGCCACGAAGACGACGGCCACAGCCACGACGAGACGGTTGGCGAACCGACGGACACTGCCGTCGTGAAAATGCTCTCGAAGGACGGAGGCTACCACTTTTCGCCGCACGTTGTGCGGGTAACTGTCGGGGGAACCGTGACTTTCCAGAACGAAAGTGGGAGTCACTCCACGACCGCCTACCACCCTGACAACGGACAGCCACAGCTCGTCCCCGACGGCGCGGCCGCATGGGACAGCGGAATACTCTCAGAACAGGGGGCGACGTTCGAGCACACGTTCGAGACCGAGGGCGTCTACCACTACTACTGTACGCCTCACGAATCGATGGGAATGATTTCGACTGTCATCGTCGGCGAACCCGATGCACACGGTCAACCGGCGCTCGAAACGTCACTTGCAGACAAATCCGAGACCGTGCGGACGAAGATAGCGAACCTCAACGAGCAAGTAAACGAAGCACTCGGGAACACGCACTGA
- a CDS encoding MBL fold metallo-hydrolase, with protein MDIRFLGGAREVGRSAILVNDRLLLDYGMLTGNPPQFPVDTPEPDAVVVSHGHLDHVGAVPSLLSGDRRPPIHWTPPTRELALTLARDTLKLRGISGRGATGGSQGQRRRGGTYDCPFTEEEIRRVTQVSETHSYRETFEAAGHEVTFYNAGHIPGSAHVLIDDGDTRLFYTADFHTDDQRLVSASTARPDADVIICESTYSDVEHERRQRIEKRFVESVRTAVWEGGTVVIPAFAIGRTQEMLLVCAANDIDCYVDGMGKQVTKMLRRHPEFVRDEDALRRAKSNARFVTGRDGQRRRIAKQNTVIVTTSGMLSGGPAMTYVPEIRSNPTNKITLTGYQVEGTPGRDLLERGRAEIDERVMPVSAQVEWYDFSAHADRDGLLELLSAYREAPILVNHGDRCELFADELNDDGFDASAPELGEKVTVN; from the coding sequence ATGGATATTCGGTTTCTCGGCGGTGCGCGCGAGGTCGGCCGGAGTGCCATCCTCGTGAACGACCGCTTACTCCTCGATTACGGGATGTTGACCGGAAACCCGCCACAGTTTCCGGTGGACACGCCCGAGCCAGATGCAGTCGTCGTCAGTCACGGACATCTCGACCACGTCGGCGCGGTCCCCTCGCTACTCTCCGGTGACCGACGACCGCCAATCCACTGGACACCACCGACGCGCGAACTGGCACTGACGCTCGCACGGGATACGCTGAAGCTCCGGGGAATCTCCGGACGCGGAGCGACCGGAGGCTCACAGGGTCAAAGACGACGCGGTGGGACCTACGATTGCCCGTTTACCGAGGAGGAGATCCGCCGCGTCACGCAAGTCTCGGAGACGCACAGCTATCGAGAAACGTTCGAGGCCGCGGGGCACGAAGTTACCTTCTACAACGCGGGACATATTCCCGGAAGCGCGCACGTTCTTATCGATGACGGCGATACGCGACTCTTCTACACTGCGGATTTCCACACTGACGATCAACGGCTTGTGTCTGCCTCCACTGCGCGGCCCGATGCAGATGTCATCATCTGCGAGAGTACCTACTCCGACGTCGAACACGAGCGTCGCCAGCGAATCGAGAAGCGTTTCGTCGAGAGCGTCCGGACGGCGGTTTGGGAGGGTGGTACGGTCGTCATTCCGGCGTTCGCCATCGGTCGAACGCAGGAGATGCTACTGGTCTGTGCGGCCAACGATATCGACTGCTACGTCGATGGGATGGGCAAGCAGGTGACGAAGATGCTCCGTCGGCATCCCGAGTTCGTTCGGGACGAAGACGCCCTGCGACGGGCGAAGTCCAACGCTCGCTTCGTCACCGGTCGTGACGGACAGCGAAGACGCATCGCCAAACAGAATACTGTTATCGTCACGACCAGCGGGATGCTCTCCGGCGGCCCGGCGATGACATACGTCCCAGAAATTCGGTCGAACCCGACGAACAAGATCACGCTGACTGGGTATCAAGTCGAAGGGACTCCCGGCCGCGACCTACTGGAGCGCGGGCGAGCGGAGATCGATGAGCGGGTGATGCCGGTCAGCGCGCAGGTCGAGTGGTACGATTTCTCCGCCCACGCAGACCGCGACGGCCTGCTGGAGTTGCTTTCAGCGTATCGAGAGGCCCCAATTCTCGTCAACCACGGCGACCGCTGTGAGTTGTTCGCGGATGAACTGAACGACGATGGATTCGACGCCTCGGCACCAGAGCTGGGTGAGAAAGTCACCGTGAATTAG
- a CDS encoding AI-2E family transporter: MHFGFTSTIDRSRAIWWVLGVAIFVVLAFVADAFLGTFMLGLFLYYATRPVYSRIRGRIGQPSIGAAVALLVLSLPVVLLVNYTVLIAVQELSAFVGQNQQGILAALKPYLGSFESLQAPSELLATLLENPSELVDMTDTATVEAVLSSIAGTASFILDAAFQLFIAFAFAFYLLRDDRRLSAWTRENLSGHGGVMDAYMTAVDRDLRTIYFGNILNAFAIAVIAAVSYNAINLFAPPSLWIPSPTLLGALTGAASLIPVVGMKIVYVPVTVLLAVEAALTAPDAFWVALAYGAVSLVVVDTIPDFLLRPYVSGRNLHTGTVMFAYIIGPALFGWYGLFLGPLLLVIAVHFVRIVLPELVTGEPLKPDARGRNPLSAIDDEQQKISDFEATSTADD; this comes from the coding sequence ATGCATTTCGGTTTCACCTCAACTATCGATCGGTCACGGGCGATATGGTGGGTCCTCGGAGTAGCGATATTTGTCGTCTTAGCGTTCGTTGCCGACGCGTTCCTCGGCACGTTCATGCTAGGGCTGTTTCTATACTATGCGACACGTCCGGTGTACTCACGGATTCGCGGGCGAATCGGACAACCGAGCATCGGGGCGGCCGTGGCGCTGCTCGTCCTTTCGCTTCCTGTGGTTCTCCTCGTCAACTACACCGTGCTCATCGCGGTTCAAGAACTGAGTGCGTTCGTCGGACAGAACCAACAGGGGATACTGGCGGCGCTGAAACCGTATCTCGGTTCGTTCGAATCGTTACAGGCACCCAGCGAACTGCTGGCAACGCTCCTCGAAAATCCGAGCGAGTTAGTTGACATGACGGACACCGCAACGGTCGAAGCAGTTCTCTCGTCCATCGCGGGAACGGCGTCGTTCATCCTTGATGCGGCGTTTCAGTTGTTCATCGCCTTCGCCTTCGCGTTCTACCTTCTGCGTGACGATAGACGACTCTCCGCGTGGACGCGCGAGAACCTCTCGGGACACGGCGGAGTTATGGACGCCTACATGACCGCAGTTGACCGCGACCTTCGGACCATCTACTTCGGCAATATCCTGAACGCGTTCGCTATCGCCGTTATCGCCGCCGTCTCCTACAACGCCATCAACCTGTTTGCCCCACCCTCGTTGTGGATCCCGTCGCCGACGCTTCTCGGCGCGTTGACGGGAGCCGCAAGTCTCATTCCCGTCGTCGGGATGAAAATCGTCTATGTTCCGGTAACGGTGCTGCTCGCAGTGGAAGCCGCACTGACCGCACCCGATGCCTTCTGGGTCGCGCTCGCCTACGGCGCTGTCTCACTCGTCGTCGTCGATACGATTCCCGATTTCCTGCTTCGACCGTACGTCTCCGGACGGAATCTCCACACCGGGACGGTGATGTTCGCCTACATCATCGGCCCCGCGCTGTTCGGCTGGTACGGACTGTTCTTAGGCCCGCTTCTTCTCGTTATCGCCGTCCACTTCGTCCGAATCGTTCTCCCTGAACTCGTCACCGGCGAACCGCTCAAACCCGACGCCCGCGGACGCAATCCGCTCAGCGCAATCGACGACGAACAACAGAAAATCTCCGATTTCGAGGCGACGAGCACAGCCGACGACTGA
- a CDS encoding carbon-nitrogen family hydrolase, whose amino-acid sequence MNVAAVQLTAEESVEANVERAVSRVRDAAKRGAELVVLPEMWNVGYFAFDAYDDAAEPLDGPTATRLAELADELDIHLHGGSIVERDGDDLYNTSLLFDPAGERIASYRKIHLFGYESEESTVLTPGEEVCAVETDLGTVGLTTCYDLRFPELYRQLVERGVELLLVTSAWPAARSDHWHLLTRTRAVENQLFLVAANLTGTNRGVELGGQSVVVDPWGIQRANAGNGDRTVTAEIDRETVEEVRAEFPALHDRRFRGDYTIDE is encoded by the coding sequence ATGAACGTGGCTGCCGTCCAACTGACGGCCGAGGAGTCGGTCGAAGCGAACGTCGAACGCGCCGTCTCGCGCGTCCGCGACGCCGCCAAGCGGGGAGCGGAGTTAGTTGTCCTGCCCGAGATGTGGAACGTGGGCTATTTCGCCTTCGACGCGTACGACGACGCTGCCGAACCGCTCGACGGTCCGACGGCAACTCGGCTAGCCGAGTTGGCCGACGAACTCGATATTCACCTTCATGGAGGGAGCATCGTCGAGCGCGACGGCGACGACCTGTACAACACGAGTCTGCTGTTCGACCCCGCAGGCGAGCGAATCGCCTCCTATCGGAAGATCCACCTATTCGGGTACGAGTCCGAGGAGAGCACGGTTCTGACGCCGGGCGAAGAAGTGTGCGCCGTCGAGACCGACCTCGGTACCGTCGGACTCACAACCTGTTACGACCTCAGATTTCCCGAACTGTACCGCCAACTTGTCGAACGCGGCGTCGAACTCCTGTTAGTTACGTCGGCGTGGCCGGCCGCTCGGTCGGACCACTGGCACCTCCTCACGCGCACGCGTGCCGTCGAGAATCAGTTATTCCTCGTCGCTGCAAACCTCACCGGAACGAACCGCGGTGTCGAGTTAGGCGGGCAAAGCGTCGTTGTGGACCCGTGGGGTATCCAGCGCGCGAACGCCGGGAACGGCGACCGTACCGTCACGGCCGAAATCGACCGCGAAACCGTCGAGGAGGTGCGCGCCGAGTTCCCGGCCCTCCACGATAGACGCTTTAGGGGCGACTACACCATCGACGAGTGA
- a CDS encoding FecCD family ABC transporter permease, giving the protein MSGDTRTNRVLSSRGVLAWVDAKLLSVCLTSVAMVVLAGLVQVSFGTYSMTIEQAWRAVLDPTVIFDSRWLLNFLVGEELMRFITGFQGELPELANETLIVWSIRLPRVFVGILVGANLAISGAIFQAVTRNELASPYILGVSSGAGLAILLTLVVFSGLAPFLPLIAAAGGAIAFFLVYIIAWQNGTSPVRLVLAGVIVSTVFQSLQTGIFFFADDLAVVQSAIAWTTGSLTGVDWEQVRLALPSTTLAVILAALGARQLNVLLLGEQTARSLGMSVERTRFLLSGVAILAASAAIAAAGIVGFVGLIVPHVVRNLVGSDYKRLMVGCLFVGPALMVIADVGARLAMAPVQVPVGIVTGLIGGPYFLYLMRKQQDLGDV; this is encoded by the coding sequence ATGTCTGGAGACACGCGAACAAATCGGGTACTGAGCAGCCGTGGAGTGCTCGCGTGGGTGGACGCGAAGCTCCTGTCGGTCTGCCTCACGAGTGTGGCGATGGTCGTTCTCGCCGGTCTCGTGCAGGTGAGCTTCGGGACGTACTCGATGACAATCGAACAGGCGTGGCGTGCAGTTCTCGACCCCACCGTGATTTTCGACTCACGGTGGTTGCTTAACTTCCTCGTCGGTGAGGAACTGATGCGCTTTATCACGGGATTTCAGGGTGAACTGCCGGAACTGGCAAACGAGACGCTCATCGTCTGGAGTATCCGACTGCCGCGTGTCTTCGTTGGCATCCTTGTTGGCGCAAATCTCGCAATTTCGGGGGCGATCTTTCAGGCGGTCACCCGGAACGAACTCGCAAGCCCGTACATCCTCGGTGTCAGTTCCGGTGCCGGTCTCGCTATCCTCCTGACTCTCGTTGTCTTCAGCGGCCTCGCACCGTTTCTCCCACTCATCGCGGCGGCCGGCGGTGCCATCGCATTCTTCCTCGTATACATCATCGCGTGGCAGAACGGGACCTCGCCCGTCCGTTTGGTCCTCGCTGGCGTCATCGTCTCAACCGTCTTCCAGTCGCTTCAGACGGGCATTTTCTTCTTCGCTGACGACCTGGCGGTCGTTCAGAGCGCTATCGCGTGGACGACGGGCTCTTTGACCGGTGTCGATTGGGAACAGGTCCGACTCGCCCTTCCCTCGACAACGCTCGCCGTCATTCTTGCCGCCCTTGGCGCACGACAGTTGAACGTCCTCTTGCTTGGCGAACAGACGGCGCGTTCGCTCGGGATGTCTGTCGAGCGGACTCGATTCTTACTCTCCGGCGTCGCCATCCTCGCGGCGAGTGCCGCAATTGCCGCCGCCGGTATCGTCGGCTTCGTCGGTCTCATCGTTCCGCACGTCGTCCGCAACCTCGTCGGGAGCGACTACAAGCGCCTGATGGTCGGGTGTTTGTTCGTCGGCCCCGCGCTGATGGTTATCGCGGACGTAGGCGCGCGATTGGCGATGGCTCCCGTGCAGGTGCCGGTCGGCATCGTCACGGGACTCATCGGCGGACCGTACTTCCTCTACCTCATGCGGAAACAACAAGACTTGGGTGATGTCTAA
- a CDS encoding ABC transporter ATP-binding protein, whose amino-acid sequence MTVEQTQNKGEQTDVVSALVGDDLTLSYATTDQPVVECDRIDIPRGEITALVGPNGSGKSTLLKALSKQLAPDTGNVLLDGQTIQEYGDKEFARELGLLSQENDSPNTITVEELAYHGRYPHRGFFEQVSEEDEEAVERAIDLAGVDHIRDQTVGNLSGGQKQLAWIAMVLAQDTDVLLLDEPTTYLDLHHQLRVMETVQQLNDRRDVTIAVVLHDIAQAARFADYLIALQDGEVYDWGPPREVVTEELLADVFRVEAAVSYTPDPEIIPKHSL is encoded by the coding sequence ATGACTGTGGAACAGACGCAAAACAAAGGCGAACAAACCGACGTAGTAAGCGCGCTTGTCGGTGACGACCTGACGCTGTCGTATGCGACGACTGACCAGCCAGTCGTCGAGTGCGACAGAATCGACATTCCGCGCGGGGAGATAACCGCGCTCGTCGGTCCGAACGGCAGTGGGAAGAGTACGCTGTTGAAGGCGCTCTCGAAGCAACTCGCCCCAGACACCGGGAACGTCCTGCTCGACGGACAGACGATTCAGGAGTACGGCGACAAGGAGTTCGCCCGCGAACTCGGACTGCTCTCCCAAGAAAACGACTCTCCGAACACGATTACCGTCGAAGAGTTGGCCTACCACGGTCGCTATCCGCACCGCGGCTTCTTCGAACAGGTTAGCGAGGAAGACGAGGAGGCAGTCGAACGCGCCATCGACCTCGCCGGCGTCGATCACATTCGCGACCAGACGGTCGGCAATCTCAGTGGCGGCCAAAAGCAACTCGCGTGGATTGCGATGGTACTCGCACAGGATACCGATGTGCTTCTCCTCGACGAACCGACGACGTATCTCGACTTACACCACCAACTCCGCGTGATGGAAACGGTCCAACAACTGAACGACCGGCGCGACGTAACCATCGCCGTTGTGCTCCACGACATCGCCCAAGCCGCCCGCTTTGCCGACTATCTCATCGCGCTGCAAGACGGTGAGGTGTACGACTGGGGACCGCCGCGCGAAGTCGTTACCGAGGAACTCCTCGCGGATGTGTTCCGTGTTGAAGCAGCCGTGTCTTACACGCCAGATCCCGAAATAATCCCCAAACATTCACTGTAG
- a CDS encoding Cdc6/Cdc18 family protein, with protein MNLEERILQRKRRGDRRQLVLEEASLSPVWHSPEPTGRGPTIERLLDRLEPVFEHRTPENVYVHGPAGSGKSAVVSALFSQFTRLLSSPEDSIVTTTRGGSADTRSFAYVDLREATSEFEFYHTILDAMTSESIPQRGLSTTDLRTRVSRHLRGGRILVVAMDHADENGTDRLASFAGELESLGHRTSWVAVGRTDPEEVLPDPRATRTVTVEPYHRAELTDLLTARVSTGLTRNATTHQQLRRLAAWADGDAHDALAALLGAVDIALDDDSGVIEDDHLDAGMESVPRPCIALGRVLTLSENRLTVLRRLVALDATDRSSVGRAASTIASAASLSESTITRYLYEFAESGIVERVPVKETNGAGRPPSRVETRVPTRAFLRLTRGAD; from the coding sequence ATGAACCTCGAAGAACGAATCCTTCAACGCAAACGACGCGGTGATAGACGACAGTTAGTCCTCGAAGAGGCCTCGTTGAGTCCGGTCTGGCACTCCCCGGAGCCGACGGGGCGAGGACCGACCATCGAACGACTCCTCGACCGACTCGAGCCGGTTTTCGAACACCGAACGCCGGAGAACGTCTACGTTCACGGTCCCGCCGGATCGGGAAAGTCAGCCGTCGTCTCGGCGCTGTTCTCGCAGTTCACCCGACTGCTTTCGTCGCCGGAAGATTCAATCGTGACGACGACGCGCGGTGGGAGTGCCGACACGCGGTCGTTCGCGTACGTGGACCTCCGCGAAGCGACGAGCGAGTTCGAGTTTTACCATACGATTCTTGATGCGATGACGAGCGAATCCATCCCACAACGTGGACTCTCGACGACTGATCTCCGGACTCGCGTCAGTCGTCATCTCCGCGGCGGGCGTATTCTCGTAGTGGCGATGGACCACGCTGACGAGAACGGAACCGACCGGTTGGCATCGTTCGCCGGGGAACTAGAGAGTCTCGGTCACCGAACCTCGTGGGTTGCTGTCGGGCGAACGGACCCCGAAGAGGTACTCCCCGATCCGCGAGCGACGAGAACGGTCACTGTCGAGCCATACCACCGCGCTGAACTCACAGACCTGTTGACCGCTCGCGTTTCGACCGGGCTAACGAGAAACGCGACGACGCATCAGCAGCTCCGACGACTCGCGGCATGGGCCGACGGCGACGCACACGACGCACTCGCGGCACTTCTCGGCGCGGTTGACATCGCACTCGACGACGACAGCGGCGTGATCGAAGACGACCACCTCGACGCCGGGATGGAGTCCGTCCCGCGTCCGTGCATCGCTTTAGGTCGCGTCCTCACGCTTTCTGAGAACCGCCTGACCGTCCTCCGCCGTCTCGTAGCACTCGACGCGACGGACCGGTCGTCAGTCGGCCGCGCCGCGTCAACAATCGCGTCCGCGGCATCTCTGTCTGAGAGCACCATCACGCGCTATCTCTACGAATTCGCCGAATCGGGCATCGTCGAACGCGTGCCCGTCAAAGAGACGAACGGCGCGGGTCGTCCGCCGAGTCGAGTGGAAACGCGCGTGCCGACGCGGGCGTTCCTCCGACTCACACGCGGCGCTGACTGA
- the glpK gene encoding glycerol kinase GlpK — translation MTEDTYVGAIDQGTTGTRFMVFDHDGRVVANAYQKHEQIYPEPGWVEHDPEEIWENTQAVMLTALEEAGLDAEQLDAIGITNQRETTLIWDKESGRPVYNAIVWQDRRTTDRVETLQDEGKEEWVREKTGLEPDAYFSATKAEWLLDNADPIKLARMRPDDVRERAEEGELMFGTIDTWVTYKLTGAHVTDVTNASRTMLFNIHDMDWDDELLEEFDVPKAMLPEVRPSSDEDLYGTTDSDGFLEAEIPVAGALGDQQAALFGQTCFDAGDAKNTYGTGSFMLMNTGDEAVMSEHGLLTTVGFQRSGEPVQYALEGSIFITGAAIEWLEDVSLIDDAAETEELARSVDSTDGVYFVPAFTGLGAPHWDQRARGTILGMTRGTRREHVVRATLESIAFQTRDVAEAMEEDSGIDLSTLRVDGGAVKNNFLCQLQSNIVGTDIVRPMVDETTALGAAYAAGLAVGYWSNLDELRNNWQVDREFSPDDDAENVDGRYGRWKEAVDRSLDWAREE, via the coding sequence ATGACCGAAGACACGTACGTCGGTGCAATCGACCAAGGCACCACAGGAACCCGTTTCATGGTCTTCGACCACGACGGGCGAGTCGTAGCGAACGCGTACCAGAAGCACGAGCAGATTTATCCCGAACCGGGATGGGTCGAACACGACCCCGAGGAGATTTGGGAGAACACGCAGGCTGTGATGCTGACGGCGCTCGAAGAGGCCGGCCTCGACGCCGAGCAGTTGGATGCAATCGGCATCACCAACCAGCGTGAGACGACGCTTATCTGGGACAAAGAAAGCGGACGACCGGTGTACAACGCCATCGTGTGGCAGGACCGCCGGACGACCGACCGCGTCGAGACGCTCCAAGACGAGGGTAAAGAGGAGTGGGTCCGCGAGAAGACCGGTCTCGAACCCGACGCATACTTCTCAGCAACGAAAGCCGAGTGGCTCCTCGACAACGCCGACCCCATCAAACTCGCTCGCATGCGCCCCGACGATGTGCGCGAACGGGCGGAGGAAGGCGAGCTCATGTTCGGTACTATCGACACGTGGGTCACCTACAAACTCACGGGCGCGCACGTCACCGACGTGACCAACGCCTCCCGCACCATGTTGTTCAACATCCACGACATGGATTGGGACGACGAACTCCTCGAAGAGTTCGACGTGCCGAAGGCGATGCTGCCGGAAGTTCGGCCATCGTCGGACGAGGACCTGTACGGAACGACCGACTCGGACGGCTTCCTTGAAGCAGAAATCCCCGTCGCGGGCGCGCTCGGGGACCAACAGGCCGCGCTGTTCGGTCAGACCTGTTTCGACGCTGGCGACGCGAAGAACACGTACGGCACTGGCTCGTTCATGCTCATGAACACCGGCGACGAGGCCGTCATGAGCGAACACGGCCTGCTGACCACCGTTGGCTTCCAGCGCTCGGGCGAACCCGTCCAGTACGCGCTTGAGGGTTCCATCTTCATCACCGGCGCGGCTATCGAGTGGCTCGAAGACGTGAGCCTCATCGACGACGCCGCCGAAACCGAAGAACTCGCCCGCTCTGTCGATTCGACCGACGGCGTCTACTTCGTCCCCGCGTTCACCGGACTCGGCGCACCTCACTGGGACCAGCGTGCCCGCGGTACTATCCTCGGCATGACCCGCGGCACCCGCCGCGAACACGTCGTTCGCGCCACGCTCGAATCCATCGCGTTCCAGACCCGCGACGTTGCCGAAGCCATGGAGGAAGACAGCGGCATCGACCTCTCGACGCTTCGTGTCGATGGCGGCGCAGTCAAGAACAACTTCCTCTGCCAACTCCAGTCGAACATCGTCGGCACGGACATCGTGCGACCGATGGTTGACGAGACGACGGCGCTCGGTGCCGCCTACGCGGCCGGACTGGCCGTCGGCTACTGGAGTAATCTCGACGAACTCCGAAACAACTGGCAGGTCGACCGGGAGTTCTCTCCCGACGACGACGCCGAAAACGTCGATGGGCGCTACGGCCGCTGGAAGGAAGCAGTTGACCGCTCGCTCGATTGGGCACGGGAGGAGTAA